The DNA segment CCTGGATCGTGATGGGGCCGATCGTGACCCCGCCCCCCACGGTCAGGGGGATGCGATCGATCGTGATCGGCGGGGTGCTGAACCCGTCGATCTGGCCCTCGATATCGATCGTCAACGGCAACGGCTGCGCCGGAACACTGAACCTTGGGATGGTAAAGCCCGGGGTTTCGATCGACACACTCGCCAGCAACCCCAAAGGATTATCGGGAACACTGATGCCATTCGGGAACAGCGTGATCGGAGGGGTATCCCATCTGATCGTTAAATCAATCTGTGGATTGGTGGGTCCGGGAATGGTGGTGTCGATAACGATAGGGCCGATAAAGCTGACAAGCTGACCGTTAGAATCAAAGGTTTGGATTTGTGGAATTGTGATTTTCCCTAAACTGAAGGTGGGAAAGGGCAATTGGGTGACAAATGTCTGTTGGGCAAACAGGGTGATGGGTGTGATGGTCAGCGGGCCGATGTTGATGGGTATGCCGATACCGCCGCCGAAGGCGGGGATCACGATGTCGGGAACCACCAGCGGGCCCAAGTTGACGGTTTGGTGAATGCTGAGCGGGATGGTGGGCAGGATCGGGATCGGCTGGATGGTGATCGGGCCGATGTCGCCGTTGAGCACCAGGCCGATCGGGATTGCGGGGATCGCGGGCCCTCCGGCGAAGCCGAACAGGCCCTGGTAGTCACCCACCCACAGCACGCCGTTGCTGAAGTTGCCCGAGATGAACGCGCCGGTGTTGACGTTGCCCGAGTTGGCGATGCCGGTGTTGGTGTCGCCGGTGTTCAGCCAGCCGGTGTTCACACCGCCGGGGTTGAAGCCACCGGTGTTGGTGTCGCCGGCGTTGAAACTGCCGGTGTTGTAACTGCCCACGTTCGCCACGCCGGTGTTGAAATTGCCGGCATTGAACAACCCCGTGCTGGCCGTCCCCGCATTACCGACACCCGTGTTGTAATTACCCGAGTTGAACACCCCGAAGTTCCCGGTCCCCGAATTGAAGAACCCCACATTCCCGGTGCCGGAGTTGAACAACCCGATATTCCCGGTGCCCGAATTCAGGCCCCCGATACCCGTCAGGTGGTTGCCGGTGAGCCCGACGCCGACGTTGTTGGTGCCGGTGTTGGCGAAACCGATGTTGCCCACACCCAGGTTTGCGAAACCATAGTTGCTGCTGCCCGCATTGCCCAACCCGATATTGCCCAAGCCGGCCAGGCCCGCCCCCAGACCGGAGTTGCCGAACCCGACATTCCCGTTACCCACATTGCCGAACCCGACATTGGTGCCACCGGCATTCCCGAAACCCAGATTCTGCCCACCCACGTTGCCCGCGCCCAGGTTGAACACCCCGACATTGCCCAAGCCGGCGTTGTAATTGCCGACATTGCCCGAACCCGCATTCAGGCTCAGCACCTTCGCAGGGCCGGCGAACAGGGTGGTAAGGAACGCGCCGACACCTCCCCCCAACGCCTGCGCCGGCGGCCCAAAAGCCGGCAACGCCGCCGCCGCCGCCGACGCGCCGCCGTGGTAGCCGGCCATCGCCGCCACATCGGCGGCCCACATCAGCTCGTACTCGGCCTCGGCGGCCGCGATCGCCGCCGTGTTCTGCCCCAACAGATTCGACAACGCCAGCTGTACCAATTGCGCCCGGTTGGCCGCCACCAGCGCCGGATCCACCGTCGCCGCCAACGCCGCCTCAAAGACCCCCACCACCACCCGCGCCTGCCCGGCCACCTCCTCAGCCGCGGCCGCCACCGAACCCAACCACCCCGCATACGGCGCCGCCGCGGCCGCCATCGCCGCCGCCGCCACGCCCTGCCACCCCCCCACCACCAACCCCGACGTCACCTGCTCAAACGACGCCGCCGCCGCCCCCACCTCGGCCGCCAACCCGTCCCAGGCCGCCGCCGCCGCCAACCACGGCCCCGAGCCCGCGCCGCCATACATCAACACGGAATTGATCTCGGGGGGCAATACCTGGAAGCTCACCATCCTTCCTCTCGTCAGGTGTTGCGCATGTTATCGTCTCACCACCAGCTGGCGCGTGCAGCCAATTCGGCCCGATCATTGGCGTCCGGTATGCGGTCACGCTACGCACGTCACCCGTTATGCGATTAGCGATGCGTCACCCGGAACGGGTGCAATGCGATTGACCGCGGCGCCCATGATTCACTTCGCGTGCTGGCCTCCCAAGGGCAAATTCACCAAACAATTGAGAAATGGCGATGCACAGTGCACAGCCATCCGTCGGGTGGCGCGGAACCCGCAATCCAAACCGGACCGCCGACCCGGGGGTGTGCACGTCCGCCGAGACCGGCGTTGGTGCGGTTGGCGCGCGATCTGGGCGAGCTACAGTTGTGCAAATGCCCGCACCCGCACCGCCCGCGCTGACCGTTCGGTACGACGGGTCGGAACGCACGTTCGCCGCGGGCCATGACGTGGTGGTCGGACGCGACCTGCGCGCCGACATGCGCATCACCCATCCGCTGATCTCGCGGGCCCACCTGCTGCTGCGCTTCGACCAGGGCCGGTGGCTGGCGATCGACAACAATTCGCTGAACGGCACCTTCGCCAACGGACGCCGGGTCCCGGTGGTCGAGATCCACGACGGCCAGAGCGTCAACATCGGAAACCCCGACGGGCCGCTGCTGACCTTTGAGGTCGGCCGGCACCTGGGGAGGGCCGGGTGCCCGCCCCAAACCGAGTCGATGCCCATCGTCGTGCCCCCGCCGTCGGGGCCACCCCCGGCGCCCCCCCATCCCGGCGCGCCGCCGCATCCGGCGGCCAGGTCGGGGCAACCGGGGCCACCGGAGATGCCCCGGTATCCGAGCAGCTCCGCGCCCTGGCCACCGGCACCGCCGCCGTCACCGCGTCCGGGTCCCGACGCGCAGCGGCCGCCGATAGCCGCCCAGCCGCCGGTGGCCAACCTGGCGACGAAGGTGTTTCAGGCCCTGCGAACCCTCACCGGCCCACACCCGAGGCCCGCCGGCGCCGTCACGATCGGCCGCGCCACCGACAACGACATTGTCATCCAAGACGTCCTGGCGTCGCGCCAGCACGCCTTCCTCACCAGCACACCGCTGGGCACCGAGATCCGCGACGCCCACAGCGTCAACGGGACCTTCGTCAACGGGGTCAGGGTCGGGTCGGCGATCTTGACCGACGGCGACGTGGTCACCATCGGCAACGTCGACCTGGTGTTCACCCGGGGCACCCTGGTCCGCCGCACCGAGGCCGCGACCCGCACGGGCGGCCTGGAGGTCAACGCGGTCTGCTTCGCCGTCGACGGCAAGCAACTGCTCGACAACATCTCGCTGACCGCCCGCCCCGGCACGCTGACCGCCATCATCGGCGGGTCCGGCGCCGGCAAGACCACGTTGTCGCGGTTGATCGCCGGATACACCAGCCCCAGCTCCGGCACGGTGACCTTCGAGGGCCACAACATCCACGCCGAGTACGCGTCGCTGCGCAGCAGGATCGGCATGGTCCCGCAGGACGACGTGGTGCACCGCCAGCTGACGATCAACCAGGCGCTCGGCTACGCCGCCGAACTGCGGCTGCCGCCCGACACCAGCACAGCCGACCGCGCCCAGGTGGTCGCCCAGGTCCTCGAGGAACTCGAGCTGACCCAACACGGCGACACCCGGGTGGACAAGCTCTCCGGCGGGCAGCGCAAACGCGCCTCGGTGGCACTCGAACTGCTCACCGGACCGTCACTGCTGATCCTCGATGAGCCGACCACCGGGCTGGATCCGGCGCTGGACCGGCAGGTGATGATGATGCTGCGCCAGCTGGCCGACGCCGGCCGGGTGGTGCTGGTCGTCACGCACTCGGTGGCCTACCTCGACGTCTGCGATCAGCTGTTGCTGATCGCGCCCGGCGGCAAGACGGCGTTCCTGGGCCCGCCCAGCCAAATCGGCGCGGCCATGGGCACCACCAACTGGGCCGACATCTTCGCCCGGGTGGGCGCCGACCCGGACGCAGCCAATCGCCGCTTCCTGGCCGCACACCGCCCCCCTGCCTTCGCGCCCGAAGCCATCCCCGCCGACCTGGGCGAACCGGTGCACACCAGTGTCATCCGCCAGTTCTCCACCATCGCGCGCCGTCAGGTTCGGCTGGTGGTCTCCGACCGCGGGTACACGGTCTTCCTGGCGGTCTTGCCGTTTTTGATCGGTGTGCTCAGCCTGACCGTTCGCGGCGAAACCGGGTTGGGCATCGCCGAAGCCATCAGCAGCAATCCGGACCAGCCCGGGCAGATCCTGGTGATGCTCAACGTCGGCGCCGTCTTCATGGGCACCGCCCTGACGATTCGTGACCTGGTCGGCGAGCGTCCCATCTTCCGGCGCGAACAGGCGGTCGGCCTGGCGACGGGCGCCTATCTGGGCGCCAAGATCGCGGTGTTCAGCGGGTTCGCGATCGTCCAGGCCGCGATCGCGACGATCATCACGATCGTCGGCTGGGGCTCACCGCCCACCGACGCGGTGATGCTGGGCGGCGGCGACGTCGGGGTCGGCCTCGAGCTGTTCGTGACGGTCGCCGCGACGTGTGTGGCCTCGGCAATTCTCGGCATGGCCCTGTCGGCGCTGGCCCAGTCGCAAGACCAGATCATGCCGATGCTGGTGGTGTCGATCATGTCGCAGCTGGTGTTCTCCGGCGGCATGATCTGGGTGACCGACCGGTTCTTGCTCGACCAGCTGTCGTGGGCGACGCCCGCGCGGTGGGGCTATGCGGCATCGTCATCGACGGTCAACATTGAGAAGCTGGTCCCGGGTCCGGTCAAGCCGAAGGACCAGCATTGGGTGCACAAGCCGAGCGCATGGCTGTTCGACATGGCGATGCTGGGGGTGTTGAGCATCGTCTACGGCTTCATCGTGTGGTGGAAGATCCGGCTGAGGCGTCGCTGATGCGCGCGACGATAGTGACGTGATGACCCGATCGCAGCGTCCGGTGCTGACCGTGCGGTCCGGCCATGTGGGGCGCAGCTTCGCGGCCGGCCCCGACGTCGTCGTCGGAAGCGACCTTCACGCCGACTTCCGGGTCGGGCACCCGCTGATCGCCGCCGCGCACCTGCTGCTGCGCTTCGACCGGGGCGGCTGGATCGCCGTCGACAACGATTCACCGAGCGGGATCTTCGTCGACGGCCGCAAGGTGGCGTCGGTCGACATTCACGACGGCCTGGCCATCGCCCTGGGCAGGCCCGACGGGCCGCGGATCACCTTCGAGGTCGAACACCACCGGGGCATCATCGGCCTGCTGCCGCACTGAGTGGGCCGAGCAGACGCGAAAGCCCCCCAAAACCGCGGTTTTGGGGGGCTTTCGCGTCTGCTCGCGCCCCGGTGACCCGGTGACCCGCCTCAGTGGGGCGTCAGGCTGGCCAGCGCGTATTCGGTGACCGCGATCAGCGCATCGGTCGCCGACCGGCGATCGCGGGCGTCGACGGTGATCACCGGGATGTGCCGGGGCAGCGTCAGCGCCTTGCGCACCTCGTCAACGGGATACCTTGGCGCACCGTCGAACTCGTTGACCGCGACCAAGAACGGCAGGTTGCGGTGCTCGAAAAAATCCACCGCGGCGAAGCTGTCCTGCAGGCGCCGGCAATCGACCAGCACGATCGCTCCGATGGCCCCGCGCACCAGGTCGTCCCACATGAACCAGAACCGGCGCTGGCCCGGGGTGCCGAACAGGTAGAGCACCAGGTCCTCGGCCAGGGTGATCCGGCCGAAGTCCATCGCCACCGTGGTGGTCCGCTTGTCCGGGGTGGCCTCGAGCATGTCGACACCGGCCGAGGCGTCGGTGACCATCGCTTCGGTGCGCAGCGGCATGATCTCCGAAACCGCGCCGACGAACGTGGTCTTGCCGGCACCGAACCCGCCCGCGATGACGATCTTCGTCGACGCGGGGCCGCGCGCCTCAGCGTGTGCCTCAGAGTGCTTGTAGGCCACGAAGGGTCCTTCCTATGAGTTCGTGGCGCTCATCACGGGTCGAACGGTCGGTCAGGGTCGCCCGCACCCGAAGGTAACCGGAGGTGACCAGATCGCCGGCCAAGACGCGCGCGACACCCACCGGCACATCCAGCCGGGCCGCGACTTCCGCGACCGACGGGCTGTTCACGCACAGCCGGATGATGCTGCCCCGCACGTCGTGGCGCGGCCAGCGGTGTGACAGCCCCGCCGGCAGCGTCTGCAACGGCGCTTCCAGCGGAAGGTCGACGTCGGAGGCCGTCCGCCCGGCCGTCAGCGTGTACGGCCGGACCAGGCTGGCCAGCTCGCGTCTAGCGCCGGGAAGACTGGACAACGCCGCCCACCCGTTCAACGAGAATGGCCATCTCGTAACCGATCTGGCCGATATCACACCCGGTCGCGGCCAGCGTCGCCAGATGCGAGCCGTCGCCCACGCGCATCAACAGCAGGAAGCCGTGTTGCATCTCGACCACCGACTGCAGCACCGGCCCACCCTCGAACAGCTGGGCGGCACCGCTGGCCAGGCTGGCCAACCCGGAAGCCACCGCGGCCAACTGGTCGGCTCGCTCGCGCGGCAGGTGCTCACTGGCCGCGACGGGCAGCCCGTCGACCGACACCAGCAACGCGTGCGCCACCCCGGGGACCTCGCGGGCGAATTTCGACACCAGCCAGTCCAGGTGGGTGGGTGAAGAATTGGTCGTCATTGCTGATCGGTTTGCAGATCGGTGTCACGGGCATGCGACCGTGCGGTGCGCACGCCGTCGAAATGGCTGCTGAGAGCGGCGCGAACCGCATCTGGGTGCCGGGCGGGTTGCGGTGCGGCGTCCGCGGCTGCCCGCTGATCCCGCGGGTCGGGCTGCTGATCGGGCGACGGGGCCCCGGGCACCAACCGGGCGCCGGGGGTGCGCACCGGCAGGCCGTGTTCGGTGTGGGACTCGACGGGCTTGTCCTGTGCCTCGGCGGCCGCCGACCAGCCGCGGTCCCACACCGTCCGCCAATCCAGATCGGGGCTGCTAACCAGCTCGTGTGGGTCAGCCGCCATCTCGGAGAGCATCCGCTGATAGATCACGTCGTCCTCGGCCGGGCCCGGTGCCGCCGACGGCCGAGGGGCGGGCCTAGCCGGCTGCGACGCTTCCGCGGGGGCCTGGTGCGGGGCCCGCGCCGGGGCCGGTGCGGGGGGGTGCGAAACGCCGCTCTCCCACCAGGGCGTCGGCAGCGCGCGCCGGGGCGGTCGCGGCCGCTCGGCCGCCGGAATGTCGGTGATGCCGCTGGCCCCGGGATTGCGGCGGGGCAACAGCGTCACCGACGGTGCCGGGCCGCCGGCACCGTTGGGCTTCGACGCCGCAGCGGGCGCGGCCGGCGCACGCTGGTCGGCTGTGGCCCTCGGCGGGGAGACCAGGAACACCCCGCCGCGCGGATTCGGCGGCTGGGCCGCGGCGGCGCCGACGAGCACGGCCGCCGGCAGGTAGACCTCGGCGGTGGTGCCGGTGCCCGCTTCGCCGGTCGCCGGGCCGCGCAGCCCCACCCGGATACCGTGCCGGCTGGCCAGCCGGCCGACCACGAACAGGCCCATGTGCCGGGCGTTGTCGGGGGTCACCTCACCGCCACCGTGTTGCAGCCGCATGTTGGCGATCCGCCGATCGGCTTCGGTCATGCCCAATCCGGAGTCGGCGACCCGCAGCAGGACACCGCCCTCGCTGCCACGGACCGCCGACACCCGCACCCGGGTGGTGGGGGGCGAGTAGCGCAGCGCGTTGTCGATCAACTCGGCAAGCAGATGGATGACACCACCGGCCGCCGCGCCGGTCACCGTGCAGTCGGGCAGCCCGGCGATGTCGACGCGGCGATAGTCCTCGACCTCGGACACCGCGGCGTTGATCACCGTCGACAACGCCACCGGCTCGCGATGGTCACCCGAGACCCGCGCGCCGGCCAGCACCAGCAGGTTGGCGCTGTTGCGGCGCAGCCGGGCGGCCAGGTGATCCAGCCGGAACAGGCTGTCCAGCCGGTCGGGGTCCTGCTCGTGGCGCTCCAGCCGGTCGATGAGCGCCAGCTGCTGGTCGACCAGCGACCGGCTGCGCCGCGACAGGGTCTCGAACATGTCGTTGACCAGCGATCGCAACCGCGCCTCGTCGCCGGCCAGCAGCAGGGCGTGGGTGTGCAGTTCGTCGACGGCGTGTGCGACCTGGCCGATTTCCTCGGTGGTGTACACCGCCAGCGGCTGGGGGCTCGGCTCGCCGCCGGCCCGCACCGCCGCGATCTCGCCCTCGAGGTCGGTGTGGGCGACCTTGAGCGCGCCGTCGCGCAGCACCCGCAGCGGCCCGACCAGCGCGCGCGCCACCACCAGCACGATGACCAGGGCGATCGCGATGACGCCCGCCACCACCGCGGCGTCCCGGAGGGTGGCGTCGCGCGCAGCGCTGGCTTGGCCGTGCAGCGCCTTGGGCACCGAATTGGTGGTGTCGGTGATGACCTGCTCGGCGATCCCCTTGGTGATCTGGATCGACCGCAGCAGCTCGGGGTTGTCGACCAGCGCGATGGCCGGGTCGGACATGATCGCCATCCGCAGGACCATCTGCTCCTGCAGGTTGCGGGCATCCGGCGAGCCGGCGCCGAGCGCCTCGGTCATCCCGAACAGCGTCGACGGCTCGGTGCCGGCCAGCGTGATCATCGAGGTGCGCAACTGCGGCTCGGAAAGATCGGCGCCGCGGGTCACCAAAATCTCCTGCATCGTCATCTGCCCGCGGGCCCCCACCGCGCGGCTCAAACCCTGCAGCTGAGCCCGAATCCGCGCACCGTCGACGCGCACCGACGCGGTGATCGCGTCCTCGGCCGTCAACAACAGCGGCGCGTAGCTGGTGATCCGGTCACGCAACCCGATGCTGTCGTCGAGCACCTTGTCCAGCAGCGCCTGCCCGCCGTTGAGCAGCGTGTTCACCGCCGAGCGCACGTCGGGGATCACGTCGGTGTCGGCCAACCGCGTCTGCAGCTCGTACTTGCGGGCGGCGAAGTTCTTCTTCGCGCCCTCCACGTCGTGGCCGGTGGAACTCGCCAGCACCGCGACGTCCAGGGCCGACATGTATTTCGTGATCGCCGGCAGCAGGTTGGCACGGGCCGCGACCAGCCGCAGCTCGCTGGCGTCGGTCATCGCGTCCCGGACCCGCCATGCGCCCAAGGCCGTGGCCACCACCAGCGGAACGAGCCCGATCGCCACCACTTTCCACACAACCGGCCAGTTGCGCAGCGACCACGCGGGAGGGCGTTTGGGCGTCGGTTCGGCGGACGGGGGCGTCTTGGCTGCGGCCGCCGCGACGGGGGTGGTCGGGCGGGCGAACATGGTCACGTGGTCGCGGCCGTGGCATCGGCCGCACCCCTGAAATGCAGCGCTCGCAGAAACGAGAGGCTCATGAATCTTCCTGCGTCATTCGGCCAGATCGATCGGTGCACACGTAAAGCACCTGGCAACCCGACGAGTATGACAGCCCGGCGCCGAGGTCTCCACATTTGTCATGATCGGCGGGTGTTTCGGCTGCTGTTCGTTTCCCCGCGGATCGCGCCCAACACCGGCAACGCCATCCGCACCTGCGCGGCAACCGGCTGCGAACTGCATCTGGTCGAGCCGCTGGGCTTTGACCTGTCCGAGCCCAAGCTGCGACGGGCCGGGCTGGACTACCACGACCTGGCGTGTGTGACCGTGCACCCGTCGCTGGCGCAGGCGTGGCAGGCGCTGTCGCCGGCGCGGGTGTTCGCCTTCACCGCGCAGGCGGCGACGTTGTTCACCGACGTCGGCTACCGGGCCGGTGACGTGTTGATGTTCGGGCCCGAACCCACCGGGCTGGACGAGGCGACCCTGGCCGATCCGCACGTCACCGCGCGGGTGCGCATTCCCATGCTGGCGGGCCGGCGCTCGCTGAACCTGTCCAACGCCGCGGCCGTCGCCGTCTACGAGGCCTGGCGCCAGCACGGCTACCCAGGGGCAGGGTAGCTACCAGCCGTTCCAATGGGTCAGGGTCTGGGCCGGCAGCCGGTTGGCGGGCCGGAAGTCGGTGCCCTTGGTGTAGGCGATCGGGAACAGCCCGCCCTGGCTGTAGGTGTCGTAGGGGATGCCGAGCACCTGCGCCACCGTGCGCTCACCGTCGTCGAGCAGGTGCAGCGTCGTCCAGCAGGAGCCCAACCCGCGGGAGCGCAGCGCCAGGCAGAAGCTCCACACCGCCGGGAACAGTGAGGCCCAAAACGACACCCCACCCAACGGCGACTCGTCTTCCCGGCCTTTCAGGCAGGGGATCAGCAGCACCGGGGCCCGGTGCATGTGTTCGGCGAGATAGGTCGCCGAATCGCGGACCCGCCCCATCCGCTCGCCGCGGGTGTCGCCGTCGGGGTACTCGGGCGCCGGCCCGCTGAGGTAGCCCCGGGCGTTGGCCAGGTAGACGTCGGCGATCGCCTTTTTCTTGTCGGCGTCCTCGACGAACACCCATTGCCAGCCCTGGGAATTGGAACCGGTGGGCGCCTGCAGCGCCAGCTCGAGGCATTCCATCAGCACCTCGCGGGGCACCGGCTTGTCGAAATCGAGGCGTTTGCGCACCGAGCGGGTGGTGGTCAGGACCTCGTCGACGGACAGGTTGAGGGTCATCTGGGCAGGCTACCGTTGGGCCATGAGCGTCGAACTGACACAAGAGGTTTCTGCCAGGCTCACGTCCGACCTTTACGGGTGGTTGACCACGGTCGCCCGATCGGGGCAGCCGGTTCCGCGGCTGGTGTGGTTCTACTTCGACGGGACCGACCTGACGGTGTACTCCATGCCGAACGCCGCCAAGATCGCCCACATCACCGCCCATCCGCAGGTCAGCCTGAACCTGGACTCCGACGGCAACGGCGGCGGGATCATCGTCGTGGGCGGGACCGCCGTGGTGGACGCCACCGATGTCGACTGCCGCGACGACGCGCCGTACTGGGCCAAGTACCGCGACGACGCCGCGAAGTTCGGGCTGACCGAGGCGATCGCCGCCTACAGCACCCGGCTGAAGATCACCCCGACCCGGGTGTGGACGACGCCCACGGGCTAGCGTCCTCGCTCGCGGCCAGAGTGAAATCCACGACGCGTTTGCGGCGTGTCGCGTCGCCCGTTTCACTGTCGGCGCAGAGGTTCACCGGAAGTCGCGCGACTTGGCGCCGACCGCCAGGGTGAGGCGGCCCATCCGTTCGGCGACGACGGTGATTGCGCCGCTGGCGTTTTGGACCTGGCCGCGGATCAGCAGCGCCGGCGCCGTGTGCGCGAGCTTGCGGTGTCGCGCCCACACTCCCGGCGTGCAGAGCACGTTGACCATCCCGGTCTCGTCTTCGAGGTTGATGAACGTCACCCCCTGGGCCGTGGCGGGTCGCTGCCGATGGGTCACCGCCCCGGCGATCAGCACCCGATCGCCGTCGGGCACCGATCCCAGCTTCTCGGTGGGCAGCACCCCCATCGCGTCCAGGTCGGCCCGCAGGAACTGCGTCGGATAGCTGTCCGGGGAGACGCCGGTGGCCCACACGTCGGCGGCGGCCAGCTCCAGCCCGCTCATCCCCGGCAGCGCCGGGATGTGCGGCGACGAGCCCACCCCGGGTAACCGGTCCGGCCGGCCCGTGGCCGCGGCCCCGGCCGCCCACAGCGCCTCCCGTCGCGACATGCCGAAGCAGCCCAGCGCCCCGGCCGTCGCCAACGCTTCGGCCTGCGGCACGGAAAGCTGCACCCGCGACGTCAGGTCCAGCAGGGAGGTGAACGGGCCGTTGGCTGTTCGCTCCGCGAC comes from the Mycobacterium shinjukuense genome and includes:
- a CDS encoding ATP-binding cassette domain-containing protein, giving the protein MPAPAPPALTVRYDGSERTFAAGHDVVVGRDLRADMRITHPLISRAHLLLRFDQGRWLAIDNNSLNGTFANGRRVPVVEIHDGQSVNIGNPDGPLLTFEVGRHLGRAGCPPQTESMPIVVPPPSGPPPAPPHPGAPPHPAARSGQPGPPEMPRYPSSSAPWPPAPPPSPRPGPDAQRPPIAAQPPVANLATKVFQALRTLTGPHPRPAGAVTIGRATDNDIVIQDVLASRQHAFLTSTPLGTEIRDAHSVNGTFVNGVRVGSAILTDGDVVTIGNVDLVFTRGTLVRRTEAATRTGGLEVNAVCFAVDGKQLLDNISLTARPGTLTAIIGGSGAGKTTLSRLIAGYTSPSSGTVTFEGHNIHAEYASLRSRIGMVPQDDVVHRQLTINQALGYAAELRLPPDTSTADRAQVVAQVLEELELTQHGDTRVDKLSGGQRKRASVALELLTGPSLLILDEPTTGLDPALDRQVMMMLRQLADAGRVVLVVTHSVAYLDVCDQLLLIAPGGKTAFLGPPSQIGAAMGTTNWADIFARVGADPDAANRRFLAAHRPPAFAPEAIPADLGEPVHTSVIRQFSTIARRQVRLVVSDRGYTVFLAVLPFLIGVLSLTVRGETGLGIAEAISSNPDQPGQILVMLNVGAVFMGTALTIRDLVGERPIFRREQAVGLATGAYLGAKIAVFSGFAIVQAAIATIITIVGWGSPPTDAVMLGGGDVGVGLELFVTVAATCVASAILGMALSALAQSQDQIMPMLVVSIMSQLVFSGGMIWVTDRFLLDQLSWATPARWGYAASSSTVNIEKLVPGPVKPKDQHWVHKPSAWLFDMAMLGVLSIVYGFIVWWKIRLRRR
- a CDS encoding FHA domain-containing protein, yielding MTRSQRPVLTVRSGHVGRSFAAGPDVVVGSDLHADFRVGHPLIAAAHLLLRFDRGGWIAVDNDSPSGIFVDGRKVASVDIHDGLAIALGRPDGPRITFEVEHHRGIIGLLPH
- a CDS encoding GTP-binding protein produces the protein MAYKHSEAHAEARGPASTKIVIAGGFGAGKTTFVGAVSEIMPLRTEAMVTDASAGVDMLEATPDKRTTTVAMDFGRITLAEDLVLYLFGTPGQRRFWFMWDDLVRGAIGAIVLVDCRRLQDSFAAVDFFEHRNLPFLVAVNEFDGAPRYPVDEVRKALTLPRHIPVITVDARDRRSATDALIAVTEYALASLTPH
- a CDS encoding DUF742 domain-containing protein — its product is MSSLPGARRELASLVRPYTLTAGRTASDVDLPLEAPLQTLPAGLSHRWPRHDVRGSIIRLCVNSPSVAEVAARLDVPVGVARVLAGDLVTSGYLRVRATLTDRSTRDERHELIGRTLRGLQAL
- a CDS encoding serine protease inhibitor; this translates as MTTNSSPTHLDWLVSKFAREVPGVAHALLVSVDGLPVAASEHLPRERADQLAAVASGLASLASGAAQLFEGGPVLQSVVEMQHGFLLLMRVGDGSHLATLAATGCDIGQIGYEMAILVERVGGVVQSSRR
- a CDS encoding sensor histidine kinase yields the protein MTMFARPTTPVAAAAAKTPPSAEPTPKRPPAWSLRNWPVVWKVVAIGLVPLVVATALGAWRVRDAMTDASELRLVAARANLLPAITKYMSALDVAVLASSTGHDVEGAKKNFAARKYELQTRLADTDVIPDVRSAVNTLLNGGQALLDKVLDDSIGLRDRITSYAPLLLTAEDAITASVRVDGARIRAQLQGLSRAVGARGQMTMQEILVTRGADLSEPQLRTSMITLAGTEPSTLFGMTEALGAGSPDARNLQEQMVLRMAIMSDPAIALVDNPELLRSIQITKGIAEQVITDTTNSVPKALHGQASAARDATLRDAAVVAGVIAIALVIVLVVARALVGPLRVLRDGALKVAHTDLEGEIAAVRAGGEPSPQPLAVYTTEEIGQVAHAVDELHTHALLLAGDEARLRSLVNDMFETLSRRSRSLVDQQLALIDRLERHEQDPDRLDSLFRLDHLAARLRRNSANLLVLAGARVSGDHREPVALSTVINAAVSEVEDYRRVDIAGLPDCTVTGAAAGGVIHLLAELIDNALRYSPPTTRVRVSAVRGSEGGVLLRVADSGLGMTEADRRIANMRLQHGGGEVTPDNARHMGLFVVGRLASRHGIRVGLRGPATGEAGTGTTAEVYLPAAVLVGAAAAQPPNPRGGVFLVSPPRATADQRAPAAPAAASKPNGAGGPAPSVTLLPRRNPGASGITDIPAAERPRPPRRALPTPWWESGVSHPPAPAPARAPHQAPAEASQPARPAPRPSAAPGPAEDDVIYQRMLSEMAADPHELVSSPDLDWRTVWDRGWSAAAEAQDKPVESHTEHGLPVRTPGARLVPGAPSPDQQPDPRDQRAAADAAPQPARHPDAVRAALSSHFDGVRTARSHARDTDLQTDQQ
- a CDS encoding tRNA (cytidine(34)-2'-O)-methyltransferase, coding for MFRLLFVSPRIAPNTGNAIRTCAATGCELHLVEPLGFDLSEPKLRRAGLDYHDLACVTVHPSLAQAWQALSPARVFAFTAQAATLFTDVGYRAGDVLMFGPEPTGLDEATLADPHVTARVRIPMLAGRRSLNLSNAAAVAVYEAWRQHGYPGAG
- a CDS encoding nitroreductase family protein → MTLNLSVDEVLTTTRSVRKRLDFDKPVPREVLMECLELALQAPTGSNSQGWQWVFVEDADKKKAIADVYLANARGYLSGPAPEYPDGDTRGERMGRVRDSATYLAEHMHRAPVLLIPCLKGREDESPLGGVSFWASLFPAVWSFCLALRSRGLGSCWTTLHLLDDGERTVAQVLGIPYDTYSQGGLFPIAYTKGTDFRPANRLPAQTLTHWNGW
- a CDS encoding TIGR03667 family PPOX class F420-dependent oxidoreductase; amino-acid sequence: MSVELTQEVSARLTSDLYGWLTTVARSGQPVPRLVWFYFDGTDLTVYSMPNAAKIAHITAHPQVSLNLDSDGNGGGIIVVGGTAVVDATDVDCRDDAPYWAKYRDDAAKFGLTEAIAAYSTRLKITPTRVWTTPTG